Part of the Eleginops maclovinus isolate JMC-PN-2008 ecotype Puerto Natales chromosome 3, JC_Emac_rtc_rv5, whole genome shotgun sequence genome is shown below.
CAATTTACTATGCGATGGATGAACATACTCTAGGGTTAGCTATAGTGTTGAGTAAATCActcaaaatacaataaagtggTGATCACCAATTGTATATGTTCAAATGCCAACTGTTGAGGATATCATAAGGCCTTgaagcaatcaaatgtaaaacacagtaTTCATGAATGATGAAAATAGAAAATCAGTCAGGTTTCACCCAAACACCGGAATATGGCTATGAATCcccactttttaaaacaaaggttGTAGGTTTTTTAGCAGCATACTCAATACTTAGCTTTCAATGCCATTTTGAACTTAGAAACAAAATAAGCTTTGTTCCCCATTgtagaaataatgaaaaaaaccaatcttttattttagaaatagaCCATTTACCACTTTGATATTTAGTAAAGAGATAAACCTTTCCAGACAGTTATCAccttttcaattaaaataagcAGTCAAATagaggaaatataaaatactgaaaagacaaaataataatcttGTTTTTACCTCAGAGGATCCTCTCATAGCACTATGTAGCACATGCCATCCCTCCAAAAGTATGagtaagatttaaaaaaggtcttcACACTTGACCTAAACTCCTTTCAGAATTTGCATATCCAATCATGCCTGCCAGGGAACAACATATTGTATAGTTGATGAAAGGGATAGTATGTTTCCCCTCCATCTGGCTTGCTACAGTAGGCCTGCAACCTgctttcacttcctcttttttaaagcatttgttAATATTGAAAGCTACAGTAACCTGTTGGGTGGATGAAGTATTGTTAACAGGCACTAATTAGCCTACAGTAATTGATAACTATTTGCAGATTTATGCTAGCAAAGTATTTGCAATGCTCTTTataatttaaagtatttataacTGTTTTAGAGGTAAACCATGCACAAACAGGAAACCTTAGACAAAGTGGAACAAAGTTGACTTCACTTCCCCTCCCCAAGAGCCGCAGACACTATCTTTTCAGCATCAGCCGCCATTTCATCGATGGCGCAGTTGAGGGCTTGCTGCATGGCAGCAAAGGAGCGGCTGGCTGAACGGGCATGTCTGGGTAACGCCATCTCCACCAGCTTTAAAGAAACTGTGGCCAAGTCCTTTTGTGCCGCCGCCAGCCGCTGTTGCACTTCACCCTTAGTGACCTCCAGTGACAGTGCACATGTTCGCATCCCTTTGAGTCTTGTGGAGTCCATGCTTCTCTGACGAGCCAGTCGCTCGACAGATCCATCATCGAGACAAAGAGATAATTGTGCTTTGGTTAGAATCCTCACTGCTACACTTGAGTCCACCATGGAGGCCACAAAGGGAACAGGAATAGCTGATACTCCACCAGATAGTGAGGCAGCTGCCCATACTAGTGCTTTAAATGCATCCTTTTTCTTAATGACCAGGGTGGAGTTAAGTGTTGGGAGTGCCAAGAGAACCGCCTGTGCCCGAATCTCAGGAAGGTCTTTTCCCATGTCCTCCAACAGGCAAGGGAAGTCAACCATCTCCAAGGTGGAGGGTCTTACCACGTAGACTTTAGGCATAGTCACACCCTGAGATCTCAGCACTTCCACACTggttttccttattttttctatgcttttttctgtgccattttctaaagcaaagagaataaaatacaCTGTTTGTTGCTGCAGTGACTGAGCCTCAAGGAACACTTTCACACTGTTGGGTTGGGGCGTCTGTGTGAAGGTTATAAATACGGCATTGTAGCGGGGAAACTTCACTGTGTCCATGTATCCCTCTGGTTCAAAGGGAGAGGCGGATGGGACAGGTGGAAGATCCCACAGACGAAAGTCAGGatgtttagggttagggtagcATGCCACTTCCTCAGGTGCAACAGGCGACGCAGAGGGAGTTGCTCCATCGTCCCCAAAGCTGAGGCCATTGAGGGAGTTTATGAAGGAGGCTTTTTCATCCCCACGGTCCCCAATCACAGCCAGGTTGATCCTGCTGATCAGGAGGTCTTCTAATGCATCTTTGACATCTGATAACTTATTGTGGTCTATGGACTCTTTTAGGGTCTCAATGAGGTTCAGACTTCTGAAAGCATCCGCCATACCTGTGAAAAGGTATacattacaattacatttaatatagaTATAAAAGCAAATGTATACAAAGTCAATCAGCTTTACCATAGTTGTAAGTATAACAATAGATTTGATGACATAAATaccaaaaacaaagatgtggCAACAAAGTTCGATAAAACCTGATAGCAACCATTTATTTCTGGTGTCACAGGAAACTCACACCGATGCACACAATGTTTAAAACTGAACTAAAGGTTTACATGGTTTCCCAACCAAAAGTCTTTAGATCAGGAAATGTTGTACATGCATTGCTATCAGTAATCACTAAAACTGTTGATTATTTCTGCTATTCAGAGAATTCCCATTGTATAAACCAATGAAATATAGACCTTTTACCAATGCAACATTTCAATTTATTACAACACTGCACATTCTCACCTACAGGTCTCGAGAAGCAGCCGTGTGGTTGAAATATTTGTTCTTGGTTGACAAATCTTGACTCTTCTGCAGCTCTGAAGCACAAGCAGCTTCAGGTTGATCTATTTAAAGGTGTCTGTCCCGTGGGTGGGACATTTGTAATCCTGTTAGCTTATCCTTAATCCAAAATCACCCTCTGCACATGCCCACTGTGAGTACATGTTAAACTGTACTTTTTAAAGCCTTCAAGGAGaagcacataaataaacatacactttttaaataaagagacaTCTGAAGAGTCAATTTTTGTGTGTGACGTATCAGAAAGGTTGCTGTGTATGTGGATCAGCCACTCATTTTGTTATTTAGGTATAAATAGTTGATATAAATTTAATATACAGAACTTAAAGAGTTTTACCTCCTAAATTGATGATAACCAAAAATCAAAATGGTTAATATGACaagtttcattttctttactATGAAAACCGTCGTTACATGAATGTTGAGTTAGGTCAAATACGGTAAGCCTCGTTAAGGCTTTACCAATAAAGAGGAACAAAGtcatatttataaatgtgagAAATGTGTGCGATGTGTTCTTATAAGCAAAGCGTCTTTCTTCCCTTTTAACAACTCAATATGCAAACCACCTGGGTGATGtttcagttgttattttttgctCACTCTCattatttcctgtgtttgtgacaGCAGAATACAGTGTTAAGCatcctttatatatatatatatatgagttAGTTCAAAGTAAtttgacttgaattaaaaatTCAAGTTAAAAGGTTTCTCTGTTATGCTAATATAACAGTCAAAGGAGAAgttaaagcttttttaaatttattatACAGCTATAGTAGGATAAAGTTAAGTACTGTATTACATGCTCAAATATATGCTTTATAACAATGAAtcaaagaaaaattaaaaagaaaaacattcaccTAACTGACATTCTGGTTCTGACTTTTTAACTGCAACAGCTGGTGCTGCTGGTTGGACATCAGTAATGGTCCTAAAACTACAAATTGCACTTTTAACATGTCTTTTGGTAAGTTCTTACTTCTGCATATACAGTCTTTatactaagctaagctaactctGCTGGCTCTATAGCTCATGCTATCACAGACATGTGAATTGATTTGCTATTCGCTTCTAACTCCTATGTATAAAACAGTCGGTTAAAATGTGGAACTTCTGTAAATGCTACCATTTTGTTAACTTGGATCATAGTATACAGCTAAAGCTAATCACATTCTTAACAAAAACACTTCTACAAACAGTTCAATAAGAGTAAATAACTTGTATAAGCTATAAACAGCTGTGAAAGGAATGTAATACAGTGTACATATATTCACTATTTCCTATACATACTAAAAGTTAAAATGCAGACTTTGGTACAAACAGAGCTCCTATAGTCATGTTAATGAACAAAGCAATACATTGTTTAGAACAGCTCAATGGAAttaaacagcagaaaaaaactgCATTCGAACAAAGAAAcccaataaaaaacaatacaagaccTTCTTCAATATCTTCATAGTAATGATACATGCAATGCTAGCTGCGTGCATttctccccccaaaaaaacaatgcattataATTGAAAGCCTAACTGCTACAATAATTCATGCTGATAAAATGTACATGCAGTCCATACGGGATGGATAGGGGATCAGCAAAGCACAAACTGTAACGATTAAAAATATTTTGCATATTGAATAggtgtaacaaaaaaaatggtagTAAATTTAAAGAAATAGAACACCTTGATAATGTCGGCTAATTTCACACTGACAGCTGTGTACAGTGTTTttcaattacttttaaaattGATTGCACATGGTTTCTATTCTGTAGAAATATGCTATATGTCATTCTTGTTAACTGCATGCATGTTATGCCAATGTTTAATCAGCCATTGTGTTTGCaatgaaaaactgtttttttcattttgtgattTCAAGCCACACTGTGCTCAAACCTCACCCattatttcattcaaatttGAGTACAATGCCACATCCtgccctccctccccctcctctgcagACATGCACTGTTCCCCCTCTTTATCATCACCTAACTTCACCTTTTCCTCTTGGTTGCCGTCCACCATTTCCCCATCCTTTGCACCATTGTCTGGTCTCTcccctttctttttaacttcAGCGTACTCTGTCTCTGTGGACTCTTGAGTAGCCTCTGGCCTTTTGGGACCCTTTCTTTCCAACAAGCTGAAGTCAATGTCAGAGTATACCACCTCTTTTGGTTCCACATCACCGTTTGGTGGAGCCACAGCTCCTCCTTCAGCTTCCTCTTTGTCTTGGTTCCCATCGTTTTGCACAGCTTCACCAGCACTGATCTGTCAGgtagaaattaaaaaaatttGATTTTCCAGCTAATACAAACCAGACAATTTATGTAAAGGCAAGGCAAGACaagtttatttacaaaaataaaacataaagtcCATACATCAGTAACATACAGTTTAgctatcaaaacaaaaacaagagtcATTTCCCttgatatacatttaaaatatatcttcttcttattttctttgaatCTGCATACATACGACTATTTAAGTTTCTGCAATTTGAagttaaatgaaaaactaaatcattGCAGAGCATTTCTGCACCATAAGATTAACAATTCAGCAAATATTTTAGGTATTCATATATCAAAGCCAGCTGTGTCTATATAAATGGCAATGGAGCCACTTGAGTAGTTACCATCTCCAGAGTTTCAGCGATTTCTTCAGAGTTCTTCCGTTTACTTCTggagagaaaattaaataaacagaagcAACAGCAAAACAATTAACAAGCAAGAAGTCTTAAGAAAGGACCATACTTTTTTATTAAGAATGCTTCAGCCCCAAATCGATGAACATCATTATCACATTAATTATTCATCATGACTGCtgacacattttccttattttttgacagtttttacTAATTACCAGGCAACTTCAGTTTTTTGATCTATTGCTTAAATACTCTCTATAAAGGAGGATCTATCTGGAGGATTGTCTCCACACTGCTCTCAACAGCCTTGcataaatgaaatgtcaacaaaaaaaaagcacagccaacaaaaacatataaaatgtgtacCTGTGGCATTTTCTGGCACAACAGTAGATGGATGTTGAAGCAAGTAGGccaatcaaaaacacaatgatgAGTGGCAGCAGATTAAAAGTTGTGAATAACATATGGAGGGGATctggaaaggaaaaaaacagattaataaaataaataatagctTTGATCACCGGTGGTCTTGAGTCAAGAGAGGTATTAGCTGTCAACACTTACAttctattacatttattttcgtAACATTGAGGTTTTCTTTTGCTTCCCCAATATAATTTCTGCTGATGCACTCGACAGTGGTGTAGTTGCGATCTTTTACAGATACAGTAAAGCTGACGTTGACTGTGTGGTTTGAGAAGTTGGTAGTGACAGAGTATTCAGTGTGAGCATCTAACAGCGGCCATTTGATGGTGGGTAAAGGAAAACCGTcagtgatacacacacatgtcagAACCTCCGACTGAACCACACATCCAGAGGTACTGAAGATCCTTGGATGAactgcaaacacatacacaaggGATTTGAACAATACAGCAAACTTACAGTAAGATGATATTATTGTAATTGAAAGTAGTAGAGCAGCCTACTCACATGTCACATTTACTTCAGCATGTGTACTCAGAGTAGGGATCTGGTGTGTTGCTGTGCAGACGTACAGTCCAGAATATTCTAATGTCACATTGTGGATGATAAGAGTGGCTGTTCTAGTGTCGTTATGGAGGTccagtttggtttgttttgtcagGTTTTTGACGAGACCATGTTTAGTCCATGCCATAACAGATGGAGGGAAACTTCTAACACTGCAGGTCAGATGTAAATCATCACCTTCTTTGATTGTTGTATTTCCAGTGATCACAGGTTTCTTCACAActtgaagaaataaaacaaggaaaactataataattagtttgaaaaaatgttaaacttcATTGTCACTACCAGTTCAAAGCCATACATTCTAACAACCTATCATCTTACAAATGTGGCTCCAAGCTGAGGCTGAAAAACACCTAAATGTGGTGAAGTGCCTAAATATGGGTGAGACATTTTAACTAAAGGATTATGTTGGTGAGAGTCTATTATTTAAGAAGTAATATATCAATCAATAACTACAATGTAATACACATTGCCGTCTGATAATACAGATACCCGATAAGAACTTCTCaagatcaataaaaacaaattaagtaCAAATAATGTTATGTCAACTGCGTGATTTGACAAAGTGACAGAGGATTCAGTGTAGTCCAACAGAGACCATATGATGATGGGTAAAGGAAATccttcaaagacacacacagacacacacaaacacacacgtcaGGACCTCTAAATAAACCAGAATTCTTAAGTTCCTTGTAaaaactgcagacacacagcatgGATCCTAACAACACAGCAAATTCACAGTAAGAtgacatttatgtatttaaaaggAGAATAGAGCAGCCCACTCACATGTCACATTTACTTCAGCATGCATACTCAGAGGAGGGATCTGGTGTGTTGCTGTACAGACGTAAAGTCCAGAATGATCTGCTGTCCCATCAGAGATGGTAAGAGTGGCTGTTCCAGTGCCGTTATGCACGATGATTTTGGTTTCGTTTGACAATGCTTTTTGGGAACCATGTTTAGTCCATGTAATATCACATGAAGGAAAACTTTCAACACTGCAGGTCAGATTTAAATCATCACCCTCTTTCACAGTTGTCCTTCCAATGATCACAGGTTTCTTCAAGTCTTTGAGAAAGTTAGACGGATAACAAGAATTAGTTTGACAAAACATTACATTGCATGGTCTCtattgaataaaatagtgaaTTCAATTTAGTTCAAGCTGAGGCTCAAACCAGCTGGAAGCCTTTGGTTGGGTGAGACATTTTAACTGAAGGATTTTATTGGTTATAGCCAATATGTaagaaataaaatctctcaaaaactgaaacaatgaTTGATCTGCAAATTACTTCTGAAAATTAAGATAGCTGAAAATAACTTGTGAAAAcctgttgaaaaaaaattgcACTAATAATTTTATGTCAACTGCATGGTTTGAGAGATTTGTAGTGACAGAGTATTCAGTGTTAGTCCAACTGCGGCCATTTGATGGTGGGTAAGGGAAACAtttcactgaaacacacacacgtcagaACCTCTGACTGGACCATACATCAAGAGGCACTTGAGATCCTTGGAAAACTTGCAAACACTCAAGGGATCTAAtcaacaaagcaaacaaacacatcatattatgtatatatttaaaaggaGAATAGAGCAGCCTACTCACATGTCACATTTACTTCAGCATGTGAACTCAGAGTAGGGATCTGGTGTGTTGCTGTACAGACGTACAGTCCAGAATATTCTGCTTTTATATTACGGAGGATAAGAGTGGCTGTTCCAGTGTCGCTATGCACGATGATTTTGGTTTCTTTTGACAAGTTTTTGTTGGAACCATGTATAGTCCATGTAATAACACATGGAGGAAAACTTTCAACACTGCAGGTCAGATTTAAATCATCACCATCTTTGACAATAGTAATTCCACTGATCAAAGGTTCCTTCACAACttgaaagaaagacatttaaaaaaacataagaaTTTATTcgacaaaatgtaaaattgcATCGTCATATCAAATGAATCAATTGTTCGAACAATTTCCTATGTGTCTCCAAGCTGAGGCTGAAAACCACCTAGAGGCCTTAAAGCGCTTAAATATGGAGGATCATTTCAATTAAAGAAATATGTTGGTAAAAACCGAATATGTAAGAAATAAAATTCCCATCaaaaacttaaattaaatacactGACGCTTTTGTAAATTCCCTCAGATAATAAAGATACTCCAAAAGAATACAAGTataaaataatgactaaaatcattggaaaaaaatgtaaatgtacgTCAACTGCTTTTTCAGATTGTTGTTCAGATATGTCACTGTACAGATGTTCTGTCCAAAACATTCTGCTGTCATAATATTGATGATAATACAACCGCAAACCTCAACCTTATATATTTCCACTG
Proteins encoded:
- the LOC134861980 gene encoding sialic acid-binding Ig-like lectin 10 isoform X4 codes for the protein MAKRETVRPNHGLRMFVLIWGTLLSSGASVLGRQHCHNEHTQYCITLSEAVLKAEAGLCVVIPCSFTTAPAFTTQHLVWYKCAQSKSKCEDSDVILNTTKLNKGQSLFKGRISLLEPDVSQGNCSIIINDLTESDSGAYQFRVGGLLNINKADGWTYLEKAAVSVKGLSQKPSVMIPSLTDGQQTTLTCTAPVLCSGSNPKFTWTWRGAGVKDSQITGNITAFKTENLTAVTQRHSSTLTFNPAAEHHNSSVTCEVSFTNNITAEETVTLNVTFVKEPLISGITIVKDGDDLNLTCSVESFPPCVITWTIHGSNKNLSKETKIIVHSDTGTATLILRNIKAEYSGLYVCTATHQIPTLSSHAEVNVTYLKKPVIIGRTTVKEGDDLNLTCSVESFPSCDITWTKHGSQKALSNETKIIVHNGTGTATLTISDGTADHSGLYVCTATHQIPPLSMHAEVNVTFVKKPVITGNTTIKEGDDLHLTCSVRSFPPSVMAWTKHGLVKNLTKQTKLDLHNDTRTATLIIHNVTLEYSGLYVCTATHQIPTLSTHAEVNVTFHPRIFSTSGCVVQSEVLTCVCITDGFPLPTIKWPLLDAHTEYSVTTNFSNHTVNVSFTVSVKDRNYTTVECISRNYIGEAKENLNVTKINVIEYPLHMLFTTFNLLPLIIVFLIGLLASTSIYCCARKCHRSKRKNSEEIAETLEMISAGEAVQNDGNQDKEEAEGGAVAPPNGDVEPKEVVYSDIDFSLLERKGPKRPEATQESTETEYAEVKKKGERPDNGAKDGEMVDGNQEEKVWRMLSEV
- the LOC134861980 gene encoding hemicentin-2-like isoform X5 — its product is MAKRETVRPNHGLRMFVLIWGTLLSSGASVLGRQHCHNEHTQYCITLSEAVLKAEAGLCVVIPCSFTTAPAFTTQHLVWYKCAQSKSKCEDSDVILNTTKLNKGQSLFKGRISLLEPDVSQGNCSIIINDLTESDSGAYQFRVGGLLNINKADGWTYLEKAAVSVKGLSQKPSVMIPSLTDGQQTTLTCTAPVLCSGSNPKFTWTWRGAGVKDSQITGNITAFKTENLTAVTQRHSSTLTFNPAAEHHNSSVTCEVSFTNNITAEETVTLNVTFVKEPLISGITIVKDGDDLNLTCSVESFPPCVITWTIHGSNKNLSKETKIIVHSDTGTATLILRNIKAEYSGLYVCTATHQIPTLSSHAEVNVTYLKKPVIIGRTTVKEGDDLNLTCSVESFPSCDITWTKHGSQKALSNETKIIVHNGTGTATLTISDGTADHSGLYVCTATHQIPPLSMHAEVNVTFVKKPVITGNTTIKEGDDLHLTCSVRSFPPSVMAWTKHGLVKNLTKQTKLDLHNDTRTATLIIHNVTLEYSGLYVCTATHQIPTLSTHAEVNVTFHPRIFSTSGCVVQSEVLTCVCITDGFPLPTIKWPLLDAHTEYSVTTNFSNHTVNVSFTVSVKDRNYTTVECISRNYIGEAKENLNVTKINVIEYPLHMLFTTFNLLPLIIVFLIGLLASTSIYCCARKCHRSKRKNSEEIAETLEMISAGEAVQNDGNQDKEEAEGGAVAPPNGDVEPKEVVYSDIDFSLLERKGPKRPEATQESTETEYAEVKKKGERPDNGAKDGEMVDGNQEEKALKSTV
- the LOC134861980 gene encoding sialic acid-binding Ig-like lectin 10 isoform X3, with the protein product MAKRGASVLGRQHCHNEHTQYCITLSEAVLKAEAGLCVVIPCSFTTAPAFTTQHLVWYKCAQSKSKCEDSDVILNTTKLNKGQSLFKGRISLLEPDVSQGNCSIIINDLTESDSGAYQFRVGGLLNINKADGWTYLEKAAVSVKGLSQKPSVMIPSLTDGQQTTLTCTAPVLCSGSNPKFTWTWRGAGVKDSQITGNITAFKTENLTAVTQRHSSTLTFNPAAEHHNSSVTCEVSFTNNITAEETVTLNVTFVKEPLISGITIVKDGDDLNLTCSVESFPPCVITWTIHGSNKNLSKETKIIVHSDTGTATLILRNIKAEYSGLYVCTATHQIPTLSSHAEVNVTYLKKPVIIGRTTVKEGDDLNLTCSVESFPSCDITWTKHGSQKALSNETKIIVHNGTGTATLTISDGTADHSGLYVCTATHQIPPLSMHAEVNVTFVKKPVITGNTTIKEGDDLHLTCSVRSFPPSVMAWTKHGLVKNLTKQTKLDLHNDTRTATLIIHNVTLEYSGLYVCTATHQIPTLSTHAEVNVTFHPRIFSTSGCVVQSEVLTCVCITDGFPLPTIKWPLLDAHTEYSVTTNFSNHTVNVSFTVSVKDRNYTTVECISRNYIGEAKENLNVTKINVIEYPLHMLFTTFNLLPLIIVFLIGLLASTSIYCCARKCHRSKRKNSEEIAETLEMISAGEAVQNDGNQDKEEAEGGAVAPPNGDVEPKEVVYSDIDFSLLERKGPKRPEATQESTETEYAEVKKKGERPDNGAKDGEMVDGNQEEKVKLGDDKEGEQCMSAEEGEGGQDVALYSNLNEIMGEV
- the LOC134861980 gene encoding sialic acid-binding Ig-like lectin 10 isoform X6, which translates into the protein MAKRETVRPNHGLRMFVLIWGTLLSSGASVLGRQHCHNEHTQYCITLSEAVLKAEAGLCVVIPCSFTTAPAFTTQHLVWYKCAQSKSKCEDSDVILNTTKLNKGQSLFKGRISLLEPDVSQGNCSIIINDLTESDSGAYQFRVGGLLNINKADGWTYLEKAAVSVKGLSQKPSVMIPSLTDGQQTTLTCTAPVLCSGSNPKFTWTWRGAGVKDSQITGNITAFKTENLTAVTQRHSSTLTFNPAAEHHNSSVTCEVSFTNNITAEETVTLNVTYLKKPVIIGRTTVKEGDDLNLTCSVESFPSCDITWTKHGSQKALSNETKIIVHNGTGTATLTISDGTADHSGLYVCTATHQIPPLSMHAEVNVTFVKKPVITGNTTIKEGDDLHLTCSVRSFPPSVMAWTKHGLVKNLTKQTKLDLHNDTRTATLIIHNVTLEYSGLYVCTATHQIPTLSTHAEVNVTFHPRIFSTSGCVVQSEVLTCVCITDGFPLPTIKWPLLDAHTEYSVTTNFSNHTVNVSFTVSVKDRNYTTVECISRNYIGEAKENLNVTKINVIEYPLHMLFTTFNLLPLIIVFLIGLLASTSIYCCARKCHRSKRKNSEEIAETLEMISAGEAVQNDGNQDKEEAEGGAVAPPNGDVEPKEVVYSDIDFSLLERKGPKRPEATQESTETEYAEVKKKGERPDNGAKDGEMVDGNQEEKVKLGDDKEGEQCMSAEEGEGGQDVALYSNLNEIMGEV
- the LOC134861980 gene encoding sialic acid-binding Ig-like lectin 10 isoform X2, which translates into the protein MAKRETVRPNHGLRMFVLIWGTLLSSGASVLGRQHCHNEHTQYCITLSEAVLKAEAGLCVVIPCSFTTAPAFTTQHLVWYKCAQSKSKCEDSDVILNTTKLNKGQSLFKGRISLLEPDVSQGNCSIIINDLTESDSGAYQFRVGGLLNINKADGWTYLEKAAVSVKGLSQKPSVMIPSLTDGQQTTLTCTAPVLCSGSNPKFTWTWRGAGVKDSQITGNITAFKTENLTAVTQRHSSTLTFNPAAEHHNSSVTCEVSFTNNITAEETVTLNVTFVKEPLISGITIVKDGDDLNLTCSVESFPPCVITWTIHGSNKNLSKETKIIVHSDTGTATLILRNIKAEYSGLYVCTATHQIPTLSSHAEVNVTYLKKPVIIGRTTVKEGDDLNLTCSVESFPSCDITWTKHGSQKALSNETKIIVHNGTGTATLTISDGTADHSGLYVCTATHQIPPLSMHAEVNVTFVKKPVITGNTTIKEGDDLHLTCSVRSFPPSVMAWTKHGLVKNLTKQTKLDLHNDTRTATLIIHNVTLEYSGLYVCTATHQIPTLSTHAEVNVTFHPRIFSTSGCVVQSEVLTCVCITDGFPLPTIKWPLLDAHTEYSVTTNFSNHTVNVSFTVSVKDRNYTTVECISRNYIGEAKENLNVTKINVIEYPLHMLFTTFNLLPLIIVFLIGLLASTSIYCCARKCHSKRKNSEEIAETLEMISAGEAVQNDGNQDKEEAEGGAVAPPNGDVEPKEVVYSDIDFSLLERKGPKRPEATQESTETEYAEVKKKGERPDNGAKDGEMVDGNQEEKVKLGDDKEGEQCMSAEEGEGGQDVALYSNLNEIMGEV
- the LOC134861980 gene encoding sialic acid-binding Ig-like lectin 10 isoform X1, whose translation is MAKRETVRPNHGLRMFVLIWGTLLSSGASVLGRQHCHNEHTQYCITLSEAVLKAEAGLCVVIPCSFTTAPAFTTQHLVWYKCAQSKSKCEDSDVILNTTKLNKGQSLFKGRISLLEPDVSQGNCSIIINDLTESDSGAYQFRVGGLLNINKADGWTYLEKAAVSVKGLSQKPSVMIPSLTDGQQTTLTCTAPVLCSGSNPKFTWTWRGAGVKDSQITGNITAFKTENLTAVTQRHSSTLTFNPAAEHHNSSVTCEVSFTNNITAEETVTLNVTFVKEPLISGITIVKDGDDLNLTCSVESFPPCVITWTIHGSNKNLSKETKIIVHSDTGTATLILRNIKAEYSGLYVCTATHQIPTLSSHAEVNVTYLKKPVIIGRTTVKEGDDLNLTCSVESFPSCDITWTKHGSQKALSNETKIIVHNGTGTATLTISDGTADHSGLYVCTATHQIPPLSMHAEVNVTFVKKPVITGNTTIKEGDDLHLTCSVRSFPPSVMAWTKHGLVKNLTKQTKLDLHNDTRTATLIIHNVTLEYSGLYVCTATHQIPTLSTHAEVNVTFHPRIFSTSGCVVQSEVLTCVCITDGFPLPTIKWPLLDAHTEYSVTTNFSNHTVNVSFTVSVKDRNYTTVECISRNYIGEAKENLNVTKINVIEYPLHMLFTTFNLLPLIIVFLIGLLASTSIYCCARKCHRSKRKNSEEIAETLEMISAGEAVQNDGNQDKEEAEGGAVAPPNGDVEPKEVVYSDIDFSLLERKGPKRPEATQESTETEYAEVKKKGERPDNGAKDGEMVDGNQEEKVKLGDDKEGEQCMSAEEGEGGQDVALYSNLNEIMGEV